In Longimicrobium sp., the DNA window GGCGGCGCGCGTCGTTCCGCGAAGGAGTCCGAAGAGTCGGAGGAGAGCGGCGGGCTGGCGAAGGGGCTGATGGCGGCGGCTGCGCTGGGCGTGGCCGGAGTTGCCGCGGCCGCGGTGGTGGCCGCGCGCACGAGCGGCGAGCGCGAGGTCGATACGGTCGAGATCCGCGAGACGGGCGGTCGCAGCCCCGACGCAAACGAGACCGGGCGCACCAGCACCGAGGGCGGAAGCTCCGTGCACTGAACGCGGTCGCTCGTGCAGGACCTGGTCGAAGGCTCCGCGAGCTACCTGCGCGCGGAGCCTTCGGATTCCATTGACGATGGCTAGCCCAGCAGTGCGATCAGCGCCGCGCCGCTGGTGACGAGCAGCGCCCCGGCGGCGCGGGTGCGGGCGGCGGAGCGCTCGCCCAGGAGGCCGATGCCGAGGGCCGTCGCGATCAGGATGCTGGTGCTGGATACGGCCATCACGTAGCCGGCCTGCGCAAGCCGGAACGCCAGCTGAAGCCCCGCGACCTGAACGGCGAAGGTGGTTCCCGCCAGCACGACGAGCCAGGCCCACGGCATCACCCGCGCGGGCAGGCCGAGGCCGGCCGGCTCCCTCCACATCATCCACGGCAGCCCCGCCGCCAGCACCGCCGCCGACCCCAGCGACAGCGCGGCGCCCCACGGAAACGGCCCCACCTCGGCGATCCCCAGCTTGTGCACCAGCGTGGCAAAGCTGAACGCCACGAAAGAGCCGACGGCGTACCAGCTGGCGCGGGAGGCAGCGAGGGCGCGAAGCGGGTCCAGCGCCGAGCCGCCCGGCCGCAGGCCGATGCAGTAGATGCCCAACGTGACCATTGCCACACCCGCCGCCGCGAACGGCGTGGGCACCTCGCCCAAGAAGGCGAAGCCGCCCAGCATCACCAGCGGGGGCAGCAAGCCGCTCAACGGCTGGATGACGGACAGCTCGCCGCCGCGCAGGGCAAGCGTCATCAGCACCATCCCCAGCACCTCCGGAACCAGCACCATCCCCATGGCCCGCCAGAAGCCCGGGGTCAGCGGCGGCCATCCGCCCGTCGCCGACACGGCTCCGCACAGCAGCGCGCCTCCCACCAGCCGGTACGCCACCGTCGAAACCACGACGCCCCCGCGCGCCGCGGTGAGCTTGAGCGAAAAGCTGTGCGCGGCCGTCCCGATGGCCGCCACCAGCGCAAAGACAATCCACATGCGATGCCGAACTCCAGGCTCTGCGTGATCGAATCCCGGTTGGTGCTCACAGCGCCTGCATCGGCGGGCAGCAAGATAGGTGGAACGAGGCGTGGCACACAGGGCCATGGCGGAGGCCCGTGAGGGGGAGGGGCCGGGGGAGGGGCCCACCGGCCGCCACAACCCGCCACGGCTCGCACGCCCAAGTCCCGCAATCCAGGGAAGATGCACCTGCTTGGGACCGCAACTTGCCGTCCCGCGCGGCGAACCGTCTGACACCGACCTGGAGAGCATGACAAGAATCATCACGGCCGCCGCGGCGGCCGCGCTGGCATTCGGCGCGGCGGCGCGGCCCGCCTGCGCACAGACCGACTACTACAACACCGACCGCGGCCGTCCCGTGCAGATCGAGGACGCCGCTCCGGTAGAGCGATACGCCTTCGAGTTGCAGCTTGCCCCCGTGCGCCTGGAGCACGAGAATGGCGGCGCGTACAACTGGGAGGTCGCGCCCGAAATCGCCTACGGAATCCTGCCCCACACGCAGCTGGAGGTGGGCTTTCCGATCTCGTTCCTAGACGACGGCGACCACGACCACGTGCAGGGGCTGGCGGGGATCGAGATCGCCGCGCTCCACAACCTGAACGTCGAAACGCGCACGCTCCCGGCGTTCTCCGTCGCCATCGAGACGCTGCTTCCCGTCGGCGGCCTGGCTCCGGACCGCGTCTTTACCTCGCTGAAGGGCATCGCCACCCGCACCTTCACCGGCGCGCGCTTTCACCTGAACGGCCAGTACACGCTCGGGTCCGAGGGCGGCGACGTGGGCGAGGCGTCGCGGTGGATGGCGGGCATCGCCGTGGATCGCGCCTTTCCGCTGCGAGGCCTGCTGGCGACCGCGGACCTGTTCGCGGAGCAGCCGCTGGATGACGACGGACGGCTGGCGTGGACCGCGGAAGCCGGACTCCGGTATCAAACGAGCCCGCAGTTCAACGTGGACTTCGGCATCGGCCGGCGGTTCGCGGGCGGCGGCCAGCGCTGGTCGTTCACCTTTGGAGCAGCGCACGCATTCGCGGTGCGCGGTCTGCTCCCGATCCGCTGACAGCACGCGACGGCCCGCGGCAGAGCCGGCCTGACCGATAGAGGAGAAGTGATGATGAAGAAGTTCACCGCACGAGCCGTCCTCGGCGCCGCGGCGATCGGACTGGCGCTGGGTGCCTCGGCCGGGCCGGCGCGGGCGCAGTTCACGCGGCAGCACGAGCAGTTCTACATGCCCGCCGAGCACAACTGGGTGTTCCGGCGCAACTATCCCGGCGCCGACCGCCTGTTCAACGCGTTCGACTACGGGCACGCCATCCTCTACGAAAAGCTCTACACCCGCCCGGGCGCGCCCGTCTCGGAGCTGGAGGAGCGCGAGTACGACTTCATCACGCGGCGCCTGCTGTTTGGCCCGCCGCGGATGCCGCTGGAAGAAGCCGCCATCGAGATCCAGTACGTGAAGCTCGCCCCCGAGGCGAAGCTCATGTTCGAATGGGCGCACCTCCTTCACCGGCAGATGTACGACGTGCTGGGCGACGACCGCCTGTCCGAGAGCCAGAAGGACGCCGAGGTCGCCAGCCTGCTGCGCTACTACAAGAGCCGCCCGGACCTGGCCTTCAGCTCCGTTCCCAAGAACATGGAGCTGATGGAAGGCCAGTACTACGCCACGGCATTCCGCGACAACTATCCCAAGTTCAACGGGCTGATCTGGGGCTACCACTGGCTGCAGGTGGGGCTGTACGAGCCGCTGGTGGTCGGCCGCACGCCGGAGGAGCGCCAGACGGGGGTGACGGCCACGGTCGCGCGCTTCCGGCAGATGCTGCAGGACGCGCCGCGCAACATGCCCCGCCTGATGCCGATGACGGCGGCGGTGGCGCCCCGGTTCGCGGCGCGGTACCCGGAAGCGGCGATCATCTTCGACAACTTGCACGGCATGCACGACGTGATCTCCGACATCCTGGCGTCGCCCAAGGTGTCGCGGGAGAAGAAGCGCGAGGAGATCCTGCTGGCGGCGGAGCGGTACCGCGACAACACGTCGTTCGTGATGACGCAAGCCGAGTGGCTGGAGATGAGCCACGCGATGGGCGTGCAGAACATGGGCGGCCCGGTCGTCGGCCTG includes these proteins:
- a CDS encoding DMT family transporter, whose protein sequence is MWIVFALVAAIGTAAHSFSLKLTAARGGVVVSTVAYRLVGGALLCGAVSATGGWPPLTPGFWRAMGMVLVPEVLGMVLMTLALRGGELSVIQPLSGLLPPLVMLGGFAFLGEVPTPFAAAGVAMVTLGIYCIGLRPGGSALDPLRALAASRASWYAVGSFVAFSFATLVHKLGIAEVGPFPWGAALSLGSAAVLAAGLPWMMWREPAGLGLPARVMPWAWLVVLAGTTFAVQVAGLQLAFRLAQAGYVMAVSSTSILIATALGIGLLGERSAARTRAAGALLVTSGAALIALLG